AAGCGGCCCTTCTTGTGGTGTGTTGACTGCGGGCGGCGTCTCCGGATCTGCTGGATCAAGAATGTTTGTCAGCTCAACGCGCCAGACTTTCATCGCGGCGCCATCTTGGTTGGAGTTGCCATCGGATGGGCGGTGCACCGGGACGAAAGAATTTGGGCCGTCCCCCTCGCGGAAGATGTTGTATGTCCCATCGCAGACGTACGCGCGCCAGCCTCCGTCGACACGGTCCAGCGATAGGACGTGAAAGTACTCGTTGCCGTAGAACTTCCCGGCCGGGCCGAAAGCGTAGCGCGGGTCGGTGAACGGCTGGATATACCAGAGCTCGTAGGGCTCGTCAGGAAACTTGTCGGTGTTCGGTGGCCCGGGATGGACGGCCCGCTGGAAACCGGGGTAGACGTTCTGCGGGTCGAGCGTGAAATCCCCGGTTCGGTGAGATTCGAGGTATGCGCGCAACGGCACGGCCGGGCCTGTCAAGAGATCGATGCCGGGTTCGGCGGACCACCGAAAACGTAAGCCGTCCAACGACTGTGGCCAGTTTGGAAACTTAGGCTGCTCGAGCGGCCCATTGCCGCCGTCTCCGTGGCATGCCGTCGCGCAGATGACTACGAGCAGGGCCATGAACCATCGAAGCACGCTGTTGTTGACCTCTCGGTCCGTCGTACCAGGCCAGGAAAGATCATTTCTGTCGCGGATGGTCAAGCATTCACCTCCGGAGTGCTGCGCAACGTTGATGAAGGCGCCAGCCGCAGGACAACAACTGGCTTCAGGTTTCCGGCCATCCGGGACTGGCAGGCAGGGTGGGGAAGTCACTACGCGGATGCTCACCAGAGGTGAGGAATGCCCGACGCTCTACCGGGTCTGGCGCTTTGGCGATGCACTGAGCCTCGTCTTGCGGGTACGTCGGCCACAGCTCCAACCCACGGCTCGTCGTGCCGAGCCCCGCCAGCTTGCCGGTAATTCGCCACTGACCGAACACATTGTCACTCGGTTGCGACGCGGAGCCGGCCTGAGGGGGCAGGTCGGGTGTTGGATTGCCGTTGGTTCTGGCGAGTGTGACTCTCATCGCTGAAATACCCGCAGTCTCGGCCGGCGGGCTTGCATTGTTGGGGTTGAACGCGTACGAGTCTTCCGAAACTCGCAGCGCAGTTCCGTAGTACCAGCCGCACACGACAACTGTTACAGAATCGCCTTGCGTGGTGATGTTAAGGATGTGCTCTTTACTAGTGCCTACGCGGGGCGACGAGGCTGCATGATCGGTATCAGGCCAAAGGCCGATCGCGTCCCTAGGGCCACCCTCCGGCGCATTTGGCGCAACTGCAGTCTGGAACCCAGGGTAGAAATTGTCGATGTCACCAGTCTGTTGCACTCGTTCTAGGGATTCGACATAGGCGCGGACTGCGACGCTTGGCCCGGATGTCAATTCAATACCGGGTTCCGCGCTCCACACATAGCTCAGGTCGCTAATGAGCTCTTCTGATGCGACGCCCGAGTCGGCTGCTTTTTGTGGGGTGCCTTGGATGGTGCAACCGGCAAGCAGGTGGGCGCCGCATAGGGCGAAAGCCGTGGTCAGAACAAGTGGCGGGAGCTTCATGTCTTGGCGGTCCTCGGTCGGATGAATTTCTTCTGTCACGTCGATGTCTATTACCTTGCGATTTGCTCAAGAAACAAGTTCCGCCGTTCCGCCCCACGCGTTTTGGTTGTTCTCGCGAGAACGACTGGAGTCGAAGGATAGGGCGCATCGTCGCTGCAGGAACGGCACCCAACGTTTGCAACTCCGAACCCCGATCGACCACGTTCAGAAATCGGTACTGTGAGGTCAGGTATGACTCGCCTCAATGTAATCGTGAGGCTTATGGAACAGTCACTTGTCGAAGTCTCGTGCCGTCGTGTTGAAACTACTCGCGTCCGCTGCCGAGCTTTTGGGCTGAGGAAGGGTGGGCAGCACATATCGTCATGCCCTTCCGCACCTGGTATTCCGGCCACTCGCGTACTGCCGACTAGTCATTCGCTCTCAAGAGGCCAGCCCGGCATCGCGTTGCCGTGGGACGGCGGTTGATCTTTGTATCCGGACATCATCTCCCGCCGCTCGGTCTCGTTATGTGGCATCGATTCGCTACAACGCTTCTCGATTTCAGGAGTCGGAAAGTTATCGACGATCGGGCGAGTAATCGGACCCCATCCGACGCTGCTGGATCCGGTAATGAACCAATTACCGAAAACGTCTGCTTGCGGTGCAGGAGCGGGTCCCTCTTGGGGTCCTTGTGGAGGCGCAGGTGCATTGGCAGGAACTCGTGGGTCGTTCTGAGTCAGTTCGACCTGTCGTATGGAGATCCCTACCGATGGCGAACCGTCGTGCGGCTGGACCCCGGCTGGAGTTTCTCGGGCGTCCGCTGAAATGTAAGCATCGGGATTTGTGCTGCTCTTGATGAAGTTCGCATAAGATCCGGAGCAGACTATCGCGCGAAAACCATGCGGAGTTTCGATCAGCTCAAGTATGTGATCGGTGTTGTAACCAAAGTGCGGTACTGCAGTAGGTGGCGTGCTTCGTTTGTAGATGCCTAGCGGGCGGATGTCGGTCAGTTCGCTTTGGTATGGGCCTTCGTCGGTTGGCTGATTCTCAGGTGTCGCCCGCAGGAATCCTGGATAAACGTTGTCAACGTTGAATGTCATTGTTGCGACTTGATACGACTCGATGTAGGCACGTATTGCTACGGCAGGCCCCTCGGTCATATCGATGCCGGGAGCAGCGGTCCAGTGAAAGCGGAAGTCGTTGAGGAGCGCGGGCCAATTTGGGAATTGCTGGTCGGTCGTGGGCGGGCTAGCGGAATTGTCTGAGTCGGAGTGCGGAGAGCAACTGGTGAGCAACACTGCCCCGAGTAGTAGCGCTCCGATGCGCTTCATCATTTTTGGTGATACCCAGACGCGACCGCAGTCGTATATGTCTTCCAGTACTCGTCGATCATCTGATTGAAACCTCCGGTTGGGTCGGGATTTCTGAAGTCGATTCCATTGAGGTAGTCGGTCATCTGCTGTCGGAAGTCGTTGAAGGCATCGCTACCCGTCTGGTTCGGGGGGTTGAGTTCTCCGCCAATCAGGTTTCCGCCAAAAATCGATGGGTCGCCGTAGCCGTTACGAGCCAACGTCTCAACCATCACCTTTTCAGCCTGATAGGTGTCGGGTAGGTTGACATTTGGTGGGGCGCCAGGCGTCGGTTCGTGTCCGATCAAAAATTCCTTTCCAAGGGAGAAGGCGCCAGACACTTCGCTCGTGTGGGGGAAGGGAAGGTTCCCCACGTCGAACATGGCCAAATCAAATAACTTGCTTCTGAGTTCCCATGCTGAGTGTCTGGCGTCGAACTCGTTTTGTAACCGGTCTGCGGCCTCATCATATGTGCCCAAATCAAACGCTGCTTGTAGTCTGCCTGCATGTTTCATCGCCTGGAGATTGTCACCGGCACTAGGGTCAGGGATAGATAGGGCCGCTTGACTTAACGCGTCCTCTACATGACTTTTCGTGCCGTTGAATGAAATCTCACTGGCGGTTAGAGGGTGTCCGTCATCTGCTTTAGCATTGGGTGGCGGCTGGTCAGACGCGAAGACACTCATGAGATGTCTGGTGTTTTCCGGCGACGGGGTCCCGTCGGGATCGAGTGGAGAGAAAATTCCGTTGCTGTCGTTGCCGTGTTCGCCGACCATGTCATCAAAGTATGGGGACAGGCTTCGCGCCCAGTCTCGTGTGAGTTCAGGGTTCACCTGCCCCAAGGGAAGTTTGTCTGTCCCTGGAAGGTTCAGGAGGCGGTCGTGATTGTTGCTGGTAAATTCAGCCAATGCGTGAGCGGTGTCGGCAGCACGATTGTTGATGTCGTTGTTCGCCGTCTCGCCAACCCAGTCGAACAATCCGCCTGCGGCGAGGCCGTCGTCTTGCCATTGATGTTGGGCGAGGTTGTCGAGGAACTTTTGACCCTCTGGGGAGAGAACGGTGGTATTCCCGTACGGTTCATGTGTCTGGGGCGGTCCGACGATCGCATTGTGAATGACCATGTCGTCTTTGTTGACCGCGTTGAGCATATTCTGCAATGCCGGATCGATCTGTTCGTGATACCAACGCGGACGCTCCGCGGCGTCGCCGCCGGGCATATTGGCCTGGCTCATCGGCAGATGGTTCGACTGATCGAGTAGCTCCTGGCTCTTTGCCAACAGACCGGCATCCAACGCAGTACCGGATTGGAGGTTGTCGTTGCCGCGCTGGATGATGTCGGCGAGGTCGTTGAGGCCCGGAGTGGCATGCATCGGACCGGTGGGTTCGGGCGGCACGATCCAACGGCCATCTTGGAAGACGCCGTCCGTGTACTCCTGAGTCATGACAGGCCCATCGAGTACATCCCGAACGCCTTCTGGCAGAGCATATTTACCGCCGCTCGATGGATGGTCGATCGATGGAGGATTCGTCTCTGGCAGTCCTGTCTTGATGTTTTCGTTGGAAGCAAGTTGGAATGCATCCGCTACGCGACCACCAGTTCCAGCCGACTCCGCGTCGGCCTGATCCATAATCGCTTTGATCTCGGCCGGTGTCTTGTCGCCAAACGCTTGTGAGAACCCCTGAAGATAAGCCATCCGTTCCGGTGGCAGCTGCAGAGTGCCGTTGTCGAGTGCAGCTTGCTGTTCAGGGCTTAGGGAGGTGTTTTCGACGAGACGGTCCCGCTGCTCGGGAGTCAGTTCTCCGTTCTGAAGTGCTTCAGAGTCCGCTGCACCAGATTCTGCGGGTGATTCTTCGGTCGACTCATCGCCTTCGCCCCTTGCGCTGAGCAGATCGTCTTTATCCTCGCCGTCTTTCTTGCCGTCTTTATCGCCGCTCGGCGCGAACTTCTGGTTCGTAAGGTCCTCGAATTCGCCCTTGTAGCCGGTGACGCGCCCCTGGATCGTCCTCATGTCGTCCGTCGCCGATTTGACGATGTTGTCGACCTTGTTGATGCCCTCACGGGCGATGGGGATCAGCTTGCGTTCACGGTCCTGCTCGTTGGTGGCGGGCAGGGAGTTCACCATGCTCTCGACCCAGCCTTTGGCGGTGTCGAGATTGGTGCGTCCGACGCTGACGACGTTGGCGGCGTTCTTGACCTCGGCGGCCATCTTGCGGTCGAGTTCGGCGAGCTTTTCGTAGACCTGCGCGTGTTCCTTGTTCGCCGCGGCGTAGGCGTTTGCGCCCGAGCCCTGCCAACGGTCGTCGGGCGCGGCGGCTTCCACGCTTGCTTTCATGTTGAGAAGTTCTGAGCTGCGGTCGAACTGGGACCCGTCGGTGGGTGTGCCCTGTCCGAACGTCTCGCGGGCCTTGTTCCACGTCGAGTAGAACCCGTCAAGCGCTCCCACGAAAACCCCCTCGCCAAGCCTGTCAGTCCATAAGTATCGCCGATGCCGTCGGCCCTTCACGACACGAAACAAAGGGCAGCGGGACCGCCGGCGGGCGGGTGGCTGACGCGTCTCACCAACCAAAGCCCGTCGCCAAGCAGGTGAATGTCGGCGTCCGGAAGCTCGCGCAGGTACGCCCGCGCCGGCGCCTCAGGCATCCAGCCGTCGTGCGGGCGTACACGATCAACACCTTGGGCCGCTGCTCGCGCAGATACGCGTGTGACCACGAACCAGTCCAGCGTCGTCGAGACGGTCTATCGAAAGCCCAGGGTGGCGACGCGCTGCGGCCTGACACCAGATCCCAGTGCAAGGGTCCACAGGTCCGGGATGATGCGGTCGGCGGCCTTTCGGGTATGGCTCGCCGGTGGAACTCGATCTTGAATCCGTTGCTCGTCACGAGCTACGCCATGCGGCGGCGCCAGCGGGGCCGAGGTCTTCCAGAGCATGTTGAGCAGGGCCGAAGGCGTCGTCGTGAATCTCGCCGGTCTGGATGACCACGCCCTGCGACGTGTTCAGGTGTCCCAGCGCCGCACACCAGTAAGAACGAACCTTCGACGTTCTGCATACGTTCGATGAAGGCGCCAGTCGCAGTACAACAACTGGCTTCAGGCTTCCGGCCAACCGGGACTGGCAGGCAATGTGGGGAAGTCACTACGCGGATGCACGCCAGAGGTGAGGAATGCTCGACGCCCCACGGAGTCTGGCGCTTTGGCGATGCACTGAGCCTCGTCTTCCGGATACGTCGGCCACAGCTCCAACCCACGGCTCGACGTCCCCAGGGCCACAAGCTTGCCGACGACCCGCCATTGCCCGAACACGTTTTCACTCGGACGCGACGCAGGGCCGGTCTGAGGAGGCAGGTCGGGTGATGAATCGCCGTTGCCCCTGGCGAGCGTGACCCTCATCGTCGATATACCGGCGGTTTCGGCTCGTGGTCTCGCATTGTTCGGATCGAACACATACGAGTCTTCCGAATCTTGGAGCGCAGTTCCGTAGTACCAGTCGCACACGACGACTGAGACGGTGTCACCTTGCGTGCTGACGTTGAGAATGTGCTCTTTGTTGGTGCCCACTCGCGGTGTGTGGAGTGGATATTCGGTGTCAGGCCAAAGGCCCAGAGTGTCCGGAGGCCCATCTTCCGGACCATTCGGCGCAACGGCTGTTTCGAATCCCGGATACAACCTGTCGATGTCACCGGTCTGCTGAACTGAA
This region of Mycolicibacterium goodii genomic DNA includes:
- a CDS encoding EspA/EspE family type VII secretion system effector; translated protein: MGALDGFYSTWNKARETFGQGTPTDGSQFDRSSELLNMKASVEAAAPDDRWQGSGANAYAAANKEHAQVYEKLAELDRKMAAEVKNAANVVSVGRTNLDTAKGWVESMVNSLPATNEQDRERKLIPIAREGINKVDNIVKSATDDMRTIQGRVTGYKGEFEDLTNQKFAPSGDKDGKKDGEDKDDLLSARGEGDESTEESPAESGAADSEALQNGELTPEQRDRLVENTSLSPEQQAALDNGTLQLPPERMAYLQGFSQAFGDKTPAEIKAIMDQADAESAGTGGRVADAFQLASNENIKTGLPETNPPSIDHPSSGGKYALPEGVRDVLDGPVMTQEYTDGVFQDGRWIVPPEPTGPMHATPGLNDLADIIQRGNDNLQSGTALDAGLLAKSQELLDQSNHLPMSQANMPGGDAAERPRWYHEQIDPALQNMLNAVNKDDMVIHNAIVGPPQTHEPYGNTTVLSPEGQKFLDNLAQHQWQDDGLAAGGLFDWVGETANNDINNRAADTAHALAEFTSNNHDRLLNLPGTDKLPLGQVNPELTRDWARSLSPYFDDMVGEHGNDSNGIFSPLDPDGTPSPENTRHLMSVFASDQPPPNAKADDGHPLTASEISFNGTKSHVEDALSQAALSIPDPSAGDNLQAMKHAGRLQAAFDLGTYDEAADRLQNEFDARHSAWELRSKLFDLAMFDVGNLPFPHTSEVSGAFSLGKEFLIGHEPTPGAPPNVNLPDTYQAEKVMVETLARNGYGDPSIFGGNLIGGELNPPNQTGSDAFNDFRQQMTDYLNGIDFRNPDPTGGFNQMIDEYWKTYTTAVASGYHQK